The Benincasa hispida cultivar B227 chromosome 11, ASM972705v1, whole genome shotgun sequence genome has a segment encoding these proteins:
- the LOC120091152 gene encoding probable UDP-arabinopyranose mutase 5: protein MSQLNIKDSEVDIVIGALHSDLTSFMNEWRPIFTRYHLIIVKDPELKEDLEIPDGFDVDVYSLQDIDRIVGTSNSIKFSGYSCRYFGYLMSRKKYIISVDDDCVPAKDDKGLLIDIVAQHLSNLSTPATPFFFNTLYDPFRKGADFVRGYPFSLRSGVACSLSCGLWLNLADYDAPTQALKPSLRNTCFVDAVLTIPVGAMLPVSGINVAFDREAVGPALCPALRLAGEGKLRWETMEDIWCGLCIKVTCDHLKLGVKSGLPYVWRNERGNAIESLKKEWEGVKLMEEVVPFFQTLRLSEAAVTAEACFLEIAKAVREQLGRSNPMFARAAESMVEWVEIWKKAGSGSLPGDN, encoded by the coding sequence ATGTCCCAGCTTAATATTAAGGATAGCGAAGTTGACATTGTGATCGGAGCACTCCACTCTGATCTGACATCATTTATGAATGAATGGAGACCTATTTTCACCCGATACCACTTGATTATTGTCAAGGATCCTGAACTCAAAGAGGACCTTGAAATTCCAGATGGCTTCGACGTGGATGTCTAttctctacaagacatagataGAATTGTTGGTACTTCCAATTCAATTAAATTCTCTGGTTACTCTTGCCGATACTTTGGCTACCTCATGtcgagaaaaaaatatatcatctCAGTTGATGATGACTGTGTTCCAGCCAAAGATGATAAGGGCTTGTTAATAGATATTGTAGCGCAGCACTTATCAAACCTTTCGACTCCGGCCActcctttcttcttcaacaCACTGTATGATCCATTTAGGAAAGGAGCAGACTTCGTCCGTGGTTACCCATTTAGCTTAAGAAGTGGGGTTGCTTGTAGTCTATCATGTGGACTGTGGCTCAATCTAGCAGATTATGATGCACCAACACAAGCCCTCAAGCCAAGTCTGAGGAACACGTGCTTTGTTGATGCAGTCCTCACTATTCCAGTCGGAGCAATGTTGCCTGTGAGTGGAATCAATGTTGCATTTGATCGAGAGGCGGTTGGTCCTGCTCTATGTCCAGCACTGAGATTGGCTGGGGAAGGAAAGCTTCGGTGGGAAACCATGGAAGATATATGGTGTGGATTATGCATTAAGGTAACATGTGATCACTTAAAGCTCGGTGTGAAAAGTGGGCTGCCATATGTTTGGAGAAATGAAAGAGGAAATGCTATAGAGAGCTTGAAAAAAGAGTGGGAAGGGGTGAAGTTGATGGAAGAAGTTGTTCCCTTCTTTCAAACTCTTAGGCTATCAGAAGCAGCAGTTACAGCTGAAGCTTGTTTCCTCGAGATTGCAAAGGCAGTAAGAGAGCAGCTTGGTCGTTCCAATCCGATGTTTGCTCGTGCTGCTGAATCCAtggtcgaatgggttgagattTGGAAGAAGGCTGGATCTGGTTCTTTGCCTGGCGACAATTAG
- the LOC120091153 gene encoding uncharacterized protein LOC120091153 isoform X2, whose translation MTTPPSLLSLTIHSAIHNLSRISDLSFLPDHIVLDLFLETLRAGKLNERILKLFVASGKDEVLLLIEAFNIQQVVTPVLPTRCSEKF comes from the exons atgaCAACCCCTCCATCCCTCTTGTCTCTCACTATTCATTCTGCCATCCATAATCTCTCTCGTATTTCTGATCTCTCCTTTCTCCCTGATCATATCGTCCTCGACCTTTTCCTG GAAACTTTAAGAGCTGGAAAATTAAACGAGAGAATTTTAAAGTTGTTTGTGGCAAGTGGAAAAGATGAAGTTCTTTTGCTCATTGAGGCATTCAATATCCAGCAAGTTGTCACCCCTGTTCTTCCTACCA GGTGTTCAGAAAAATTCTAG
- the LOC120091153 gene encoding uncharacterized protein LOC120091153 isoform X1 → MTTPPSLLSLTIHSAIHNLSRISDLSFLPDHIVLDLFLQETLRAGKLNERILKLFVASGKDEVLLLIEAFNIQQVVTPVLPTRCSEKF, encoded by the exons atgaCAACCCCTCCATCCCTCTTGTCTCTCACTATTCATTCTGCCATCCATAATCTCTCTCGTATTTCTGATCTCTCCTTTCTCCCTGATCATATCGTCCTCGACCTTTTCCTG CAGGAAACTTTAAGAGCTGGAAAATTAAACGAGAGAATTTTAAAGTTGTTTGTGGCAAGTGGAAAAGATGAAGTTCTTTTGCTCATTGAGGCATTCAATATCCAGCAAGTTGTCACCCCTGTTCTTCCTACCA GGTGTTCAGAAAAATTCTAG